Proteins encoded by one window of Dermacentor albipictus isolate Rhodes 1998 colony unplaced genomic scaffold, USDA_Dalb.pri_finalv2 scaffold_128, whole genome shotgun sequence:
- the LOC139053464 gene encoding zinc finger SWIM domain-containing protein 3-like translates to MAVSVSLCKSPTLHYKITKLQAKHNHATKYYDLYPQSRLLNDAEKVEFFDFAKCNIGPKYFKNLVEQKTGKKLTTKDVNNYKQRFSIPICNEQAHGEMVLEKIDTLLANNPNWVIHYEKNQSNNLQFVLLQTTHMREILEKYPEILFIDGTYKVNIEGYILYSILVEDGGGRGRPVCYAFLRNETTEIVQAMFAKFAEFNLFIVSACRVVMIDKDMNELRILTKILPNSEILLCTWHVLQCFQQKVNEKARLQRDQLLPLLKKIVYSFTVQDYLDRLAELEAMAPKDFISYYMQNWHSCKEMWVHAYRQKLPTFGNNTNNRIECHNQKIKSYLTSSMHLVQAIEALVSYIEKDFLSLKFSKFKEMKLNLNVNDVSEQFQLDLARNCTSEATSKVLEQYKQFKEVGYLVTSTANSYVVASASSEHSVSLCLTRCMCAFYNQYSLPCAHIIAARHFAQQDLFDKACIPDRWCKDHFLSDSCMVSSATPVVTSSIQLLPSVKLDTAQEKSTDVPAACIHTTIKSSGASVPLSKYYTIA, encoded by the exons ATGGCAGTTTCAGTAAGCCTGTGCAAATCACCTACTCTTCACTACAAAATAACCAAGCTGCAAGCTAAGCATAATCACGCCACGAAGTATTATGACTTGTATCCTCAAAGCAGGCTTCTAAACGATGCAGAGAAGGTAGAATTCTTTGATTTTGCCAAATGTAATATTGGCCCAAAGTATTTTAAAAATTTGGTCGAACAGAAAACGGGCAAGAAATTAACTACAAAAGATGTTAACAATTACAAGCAAAGGTTTTCTATTCCTATTTGCAATGAGCAGGCTCACGGAGAAATGGTCTTGGAAAAAATAGACACCTTGTTAGCAAATAATCCAAACTGGGTCATTCACTATGAAAAGAATCAAAGTAATAACCTGCAATTTGTGCTACTTCAGACAACGCACATGCGTGAGATTTTGGAAAAGTACCCAGAGATTTTATTTATTGATGGAACATATAAAGTAAACATTGAAGGCTATATCTTGTACTCTATATTGGTTGAAGATGGTGGAGGCCGCGGGAGACCTGTGTGTTATGCCTTTTTGCGGAATGAAACGACTGAAATTGTGCAGGCTATGTTTGCCAAGTTTGCAGAGTTTAACCTGTTCATTGTATCTGCTTGCAGAGTAGTCATGATAGATAAAGACATGAACGAGCTACGCATTTTGACTAAGATTCTTCCTAATTCTGAAATTTTGTTGTGTACATGGCATGTGCTGCAATGCTTTCAGCAAAAAGTCAATGAGAAAGCTAGACTGCAGCGTGATCAGTTACTCCctctgttaaaaaaaattgtttattccTTCACTGTGCAGGACTACTTAGACAGGCTTGCTGAGCTCGAAGCTATGGCGCCTAAAGATTTTATTTCTTATTACATGCAGAACTGGCACTCCTGTAAAGAAATGTGGGTACATGCATATCGGCAGAAACTTCCTACATTTGGTAATAACACGAATAATCGCATTGAGTGTCACAATCAAAAGATTAAAAGTTATCTCACTTCAAGCATGCATTTGGTTCAAGCCATAGAAGCATTAGTAAGTTATATTGAGAAGGATTTCTTATCTCTAAAATTTTCCAAGTTTAAGGAAATGAAGCTGAACTTAAATGTAAATGATGTCAGTGAGCAATTTCAACTAGACTTGGCCCGTAATTGCACTTCTGAGGCCACAAGTAAAGTACTTGAGCAGTATAAACAGTTTAAAGAAGTAGGTTATTTGGTTACTTCCACTGCTAATTCTTATGTAGTGGCTTCAGCAAGTTCTGAGCACAGTGTTTCATTATGCCTGACGCGTTGCATGTGTGCTTTTTATAATCAGTACAGTTTGCCTTGTGCACACATTATAGCAGCTCGCCATTTTGCCCAGCAAGACCTTTTTGACAAAGCATGCATACCGGACAGGTGGTGTAAGGATCATTTCCTGAGTGACAGCTGCATGGTCTCAAGTGCCACACCAGTGGTGACAAGCAGCATTCAGCTGCTGCCATCTGTGAAGCTCGACACTGCTCAAGAAAA GTCCACTGATGTACCAGCTGCATGCATTCACActaccatcaagtcatcaggagcGTCTGTACCTCTATCTAAATATTACACTATTGCCTAA